The DNA region TGACAGGAGTCGTGCATGTCCGAACCGCTTAAACTCGTCCTCACCTTCCTCATCGGGGGATCGGTGGTCACGCTCGCAACGTATTTCGGTTCGAAAGGCAGCGGCATTCTTGCAGCATTCATCACACAGTTCCCGTCGATAAGCGTGCTTGCGTTCTATATCATCTATAAGAACGGCGGCTCGCCCGCGGTGATGAATTATGTCGAAG from Spirochaetota bacterium includes:
- a CDS encoding DUF3147 domain-containing protein, encoding MSEPLKLVLTFLIGGSVVTLATYFGSKGSGILAAFITQFPSISVLAFYIIYKNGGSPAVMNYVEGFLLVVPPWILYAVIMYFFTPRIGVIYSLIIGVGSYMITAVGLTKLKDIFFK